From Lysinibacillus sp. SGAir0095, the proteins below share one genomic window:
- a CDS encoding TIGR01440 family protein: protein MVSFQQVQSQLSQLLNELEQQVSFLPKQLFVIGCSTSEIAGSRIGTSGAVEIAEVLYEEFSKFAQKHGIYLVFQGCEHINRALTMEAEAAQLYSLEPVTVIPVKHAGGSMSAHAYTKFKNPVVVEQVRAHSGIDIGQTIIGMHLKEVVIPVRTSIRQIGEAIVTIATTRPKLIGGERAVYIRTVE, encoded by the coding sequence ATGGTTTCATTTCAACAGGTTCAATCACAATTGTCGCAGTTGCTAAATGAATTAGAACAACAGGTAAGTTTTTTGCCAAAGCAGTTATTTGTCATCGGCTGCTCGACATCTGAAATTGCAGGTTCTCGAATTGGAACTTCAGGTGCTGTTGAGATAGCAGAAGTACTATATGAAGAGTTTTCAAAATTTGCCCAAAAGCACGGTATTTATCTAGTCTTTCAAGGCTGTGAGCATATAAACCGCGCACTAACAATGGAAGCTGAAGCAGCACAATTATATTCATTGGAACCGGTAACGGTTATTCCTGTAAAACATGCAGGCGGTTCAATGTCTGCCCATGCCTATACAAAATTTAAAAATCCAGTTGTTGTGGAGCAAGTACGTGCACACAGTGGGATTGATATCGGGCAAACAATCATTGGGATGCATCTAAAAGAAGTGGTGATACCAGTTCGAACATCCATCCGCCAAATTGGGGAAGCAATTGTAACTATAGCAACAACTCGTCCGAAATTA
- the rpiB gene encoding ribose 5-phosphate isomerase B, with protein MKIAISSDHGGNNLRKEIMTLLDEQNISYQDFGPQSSDSVDYPDFAKPVADGVANGEFDRGILICGTGIGMSIAANKVKGIRCALVHDVFSAKATRCHNDSNILAMGERVIGPGLAVEIVNAWLGTEFEGGRHTRRIEKITELEG; from the coding sequence GTGAAAATTGCAATTTCTTCAGACCACGGTGGGAATAACTTACGAAAAGAAATTATGACACTATTAGATGAACAAAACATTAGCTATCAGGATTTTGGTCCACAATCTAGTGATTCTGTCGATTATCCTGATTTTGCAAAACCAGTAGCTGATGGAGTAGCAAATGGCGAATTTGATCGTGGAATTTTAATTTGTGGAACTGGCATTGGTATGTCAATTGCTGCAAATAAGGTTAAAGGGATTCGTTGTGCACTTGTTCATGATGTATTCAGTGCTAAAGCAACTCGTTGCCACAATGATTCAAATATTTTAGCTATGGGTGAACGCGTGATCGGACCAGGGCTAGCAGTTGAAATCGTTAATGCATGGTTAGGCACTGAGTTTGAAGGTGGCCGTCATACACGCCGAATTGAAAAAATTACAGAGCTTGAAGGGTAA